The Hymenobacter sp. GOD-10R genome includes a window with the following:
- a CDS encoding cell division protein FtsX, with the protein MAQLQRSPIRKKTLGSYPHTMVVFSITLALLVIGLFGLLLIHAHKLSTVVKESIEVQIFLERDLPETQLLRLHQDFARKKYIAYKGDQPQVRFLSKEEAARELLGPSDDSQFRQLLGDNPLHDAFILNINAEYSDSLNMRRITDELRAEPGVDDVAYVQSLIDSVNKNLRRVSLVLLGFAALLTIVVVVLINNTIRLALYSQRFLIRSMQLVGATSFFIQRPFLRRATWQGFVSGILASLTLLAVVQYAYLQMDELRVLRDERLIGILFGALLVLGCVIGFFSSYRAVRKYLRMSLDDLY; encoded by the coding sequence ATGGCCCAATTGCAACGCTCACCCATTCGTAAGAAGACGCTCGGTAGCTACCCGCACACGATGGTAGTGTTCAGCATTACGCTGGCCTTGCTGGTCATCGGGTTGTTTGGGCTGTTGCTAATCCACGCGCACAAGCTCTCGACGGTCGTTAAGGAAAGCATTGAGGTTCAAATTTTTCTGGAGCGCGACCTTCCCGAAACTCAGCTCCTACGCTTGCACCAAGATTTTGCCCGCAAAAAGTACATTGCTTATAAGGGCGACCAACCGCAAGTGCGCTTTCTTTCCAAGGAAGAAGCGGCCCGTGAGCTGCTTGGCCCCTCCGACGACAGCCAGTTTCGCCAACTGCTTGGCGACAACCCTCTGCACGATGCGTTCATTCTGAACATCAACGCAGAGTATTCCGACTCGCTTAACATGCGCCGCATCACCGACGAGCTGCGCGCCGAACCGGGGGTTGATGATGTAGCTTACGTTCAAAGCCTGATTGACTCGGTCAACAAAAACCTACGGCGCGTTAGCTTGGTGCTACTAGGCTTTGCGGCCCTGTTGACGATTGTGGTCGTCGTGCTGATCAACAACACGATCCGCCTAGCTTTATACTCGCAGCGCTTCCTGATTCGCAGCATGCAGCTGGTAGGCGCCACTTCCTTTTTCATTCAGCGGCCTTTTTTGCGCCGAGCTACTTGGCAGGGCTTCGTGAGCGGCATCCTCGCTAGTCTCACCTTGCTAGCGGTGGTGCAATATGCCTACCTACAAATGGATGAGCTCCGGGTACTGCGCGACGAGCGGCTGATTGGTATTTTGTTCGGTGCGCTGCTGGTGCTAGGTTGCGTCATCGGCTTTTTCAGTTCTTACCGCGCCGTGCGCAAATACCTGCGCATGTCGCTAGATGATTTGTACTAG